TTCTTTATCCCATGTAACCCATGTAGCTTTATCTTATCATGTGGCagagcctgaccttgaacttctgatcatcctgtTTTAGCCTCCTTAtcattgggattacagacatttgGCATCATTCTAGTTAACCCTGGGACTTGACAGTTCTTGACTGGCAGAATTTTTATcaacactgtgagccaaaaagTGAAATAGTATTCTACTATTTTCTTTGTCTAAATGAAAGTTTTAATTAAAggtctttcttctgttttctgatttttttttttttgctgttgttgctgttgtgtggACATAAGAAAggtctttacttatttttaagtcTCAAAATCGAAGAGTTGATTAAAAACAACATCCAGATCCAATGGAGAAGATCATAAGTGATAGACTTCATACTGTTTCCCTTAACATGGAATGGTACTCTCTATTGTATGAGAGGGGAAGTAATATAGGCATTTGGCACCCATAAATGTGCAATGTGCTATGGACTGGGGTACAGACTGGCTACTGTTCCCAATTGACCTTTTAAGCAAATGCACCTGTGCAATATTAACTGGGTGACTGTTTTCAGATGTAACTCACAAAAATGACCCCAACATGATCTTTCATGGTCTGAACTCAGAGATAGAGAAGATTAAGACTTGTACATTAACACTGCCAAAGAATTCAAGAAGCTTGGGTATGGGATAAgatggatggaagaaaggatctaAATTTACCCATCttctttaaataacaaataaaccaaatgaaATACTTGAAGCATCATCTTCCTAAATACTGGGCATTGGTATTAAGCAATGAAGGACAGCAATACAGTAAGGTAAGCCCTGATTCATTCTAGTTTACTGCCCACTTCAAGACCTGATTCAGGGAGAGGAAGTCAAAGTAGAACCTATAACATTCTCTAATGAGTTAGAGGTGTGAGTTAGAGGAATAAAGAGAAGCAGAGGTCACAGGCTAGAATAACAGAAAAGGTAGAGTTATACTGATTGAGTTTAGAAGCTAGGCACAagatacatatgcatgcatctcCTTGTAGTCAAAAACACTGACCAGCAAACATATGTGAGGAAACTGTTTGAGTTTGGAAAATTAGTAATCTAAGAAGAATATCAGAAACACCAAGGCAAGAACTGGTGTTTCTTTCTACCAGGTAGTCAATAAATGTCATAGTTCATGGGGCTTGTTCTATAGTTTTCAGGAAGATCTTGTCCCTGTAGTGAAGTAAGATTACTTTATCTATTCCTGCCcaatgaatattaaaaacaagTCTTAAAGAATAAGCATGCAGGAAACAGTAAGGGGAGTCCAATTCATCATGGGGCTGTTTGGAAAAACCCAGGAGAAGCCTCCCAAAGAGCTGGTCAATGAATGGTCATTGAAGATCGGAAAGGAAATGAGAATTGTTGACAGGCAAATAAGAGATAtccaaagagaagaagaggacgTAAAGTGGTCTGTGAAAGATGCAACTAAGAAGGGCCAAAAAGATGATTGTGCAGTTCTGGCCAAGCAGATGATCAGTTCAAGGAAGGCTGTGAACAAATATGCATCCAAAGCACACATGAACTCTATGCTGATGGGGATGAAGAACCAGCTTGTGGTTCTAAGATTATCTGGTTCCCTACAAAAGAGCACAGAAGTGACGAACGCTGTGCAGAGTCTTGTGAAGATCCCAGAAATTCAGGACACTATGTGTGAGCTGtccaaagagatgaagaaggctGAAATCATAAAGATGTTAGAGGATACATTTGAAAGCATGGGTGatcaggaagaaatggaagaagcagCAGAAGTGGAGATGGACAGAATCCTCTTCGAAATCACAGCAGGAGCCTTGGGCAAAACACCCAGAAGCAACTGACACTCTTCCTGAGCCTGAATATTCAGGAGCAATGGCTGCCTCAGAAAAGGGAGAGGAtgctgaggatgaggaggatgaagaggaccTGAAGGTCTTGCAATCCCAGCTGTCCACATTCCGAAGATAGGGCCACCCAGTTGGGGCCTCAGCTCTATGGTGCCTTCCTCTAGGTGTGGGCACAACCTCTGGGGAATCTCCGTTTCCTATATCTCATACACTACACCTCTGTTGTGAAGCATTGCATTTTGGAGAGGGTTCTATGCTAGTATATCTTCACTGTTTGCAGAGGTCTTAAGGACTGTTTTTATGAAGGTGGTGTAATCAA
The sequence above is drawn from the Peromyscus leucopus breed LL Stock chromosome 1, UCI_PerLeu_2.1, whole genome shotgun sequence genome and encodes:
- the LOC114710709 gene encoding LOW QUALITY PROTEIN: charged multivesicular body protein 3-like (The sequence of the model RefSeq protein was modified relative to this genomic sequence to represent the inferred CDS: inserted 2 bases in 1 codon); amino-acid sequence: MGLFGKTQEKPPKELVNEWSLKIGKEMRIVDRQIRDIQREEEDVKWSVKDATKKGQKDDCAVLAKQMISSRKAVNKYASKAHMNSMLMGMKNQLVVLRLSGSLQKSTEVTNAVQSLVKIPEIQDTMCELSKEMKKAEIIKMLEDTFESMGDQEEMEEAAEVEMDRILFEITAGALGKTPXEATDTLPEPEYSGAMAASEKGEDAEDEEDEEDLKVLQSQLSTFRR